GCAGCATCACTTGTTCTCCTGTTCAGAATCGTTCTCACCAGTAGGATTTTCTTCCGGCTTTGCTTCACCAGTGTTACTGTCCGCAGCCTGCGGTGATTCGGTTTCCGGCGGAGCCGGCGGCTGGGGACTTTCAGTAATTTCTACTGTATCAGTTTGCGGCGCGGAAATTCCTCCCGGTGGTGCCGCCTGGGGCGGGGCCGTGCTTGCCTGCGGCGCGGAATAGGCCGGTTCCAGCACCAGGGTGCCGGCGATCAGGTCGTGAAGGGTCTGGCTGCGCGGGGTGAACAGGGCCAGGACGTAGCCCAGCCACAGAATCAATTTGCTCAGAATTTTGGCCAGTGTACGCGCCAGGGCGCGCGGGAAAGATATCCTGCGTCCATGAATGTCTGTGACAAAAATGCCCAGCATCATCTTGCCCGGCGTGGCCTGGCGCGGGCTGCTCTCGAACACCGCAAAATACAGCCAGTACAGTACCGTGTGAAACAGAAACCACATCACCATGAGCGCCACGGGAATCGGGGTAAACGACCCGAACCAGGGTTCGAAAATACGCGGCAGCATGGCTTGCGGAACTCCGGACATGCCGCAATTCCAACCAAAGCTGAACAGGTTGTCGATCACTTCCTCATCAGCAACTATCAGGGCGAACGGAATCAGCACAAAAGCCGCCAGCAGAGCCGTGAATACCGTATCGATTACGAAGGCCGCAAAGCGTTTCAGGAACGAAGCGTATTTTGTGGGCATCATCAAGGTCCTCACAGCTAAAATTGAGGTCGCTTTCCCAGTTGTCTTCAGTATGTCCGACACGCCAGTCCCGTATCCGGTTCCAAAATTTACTCGCCTGTTACCGCTGCCATGGATGATAAGTTAATCTCTTTCCCGCCGGATTCAATTATTTGTTCAATCACCAGGAATTTTGCTCCGGAGCTGATTTTTTCAACTCCCTGGATTTGAGGAGAGCCAGACCCCGGCTTTTCTTCCCAATTCAGCGGCTGGTTGTTATTATTCACTCACCGTCAACCGTACCAGGAACATGGCATGCCGACCCTCAAACAGTTATTCGCCCTGGCTGCTGTCCTGCTGTGCCAGGCTGTTACAGCATTCGCCGCCCGGCCGTTCCCGGAAACAGTCTACGACTCGCTCAACCAGCGCTCGATATTCATTTTCAGCGACCAGCTCAGCAGCAGTCTCTCCGAGGGCGAGGCCCGGTTCGCCGCCACCCACTTCGTCGGCTGCCAGAAAATGACCCGGGCCGCTATCGACCGGATCCGCCAGTACAACGAAAATTTCATCCACATGCACTACAAGCTGGCTGTCACCGTGGATTCGATGGACATCTACTGGATGGTAATCGGCGGCGAGTGGGTCAGCAATAACTACCAGGAGGGCACCAACTGGTACACCGTGCGCCAGCACGCTGACTGGCCGCTCAAGAACGCCCAGGGGCAGATGGCTGTCCACGGCTCGCCCTACCGCCGGGTGATCATGGAACTGGACAACGAGGAGTTCCGCGACTGGTGGGTCAGCTCGTGTATCGAGGAGATGACCGCCAACGGGGCCGACGGGGTGTTCGCCGACACTTACACCGTGCCCGCGCTGTGGGGACGGACCAACTACCCCGAACTTTTCAATGACAGCGTCACCGTAACTCTGAGAGACTGGATCCCCAAGCTCAACGACTACGGGGCCTATGTCTATACGCGGCTCGATTCGGCAGGGTTCTATTTCTACCCGAATATCGACAACCTCCAGACCACCTGGGCCGACCCGGCAACCCACTACTGGACCGGCGACAGTATCCACGCGGCCATGCTGGAAAGCTGGGGCAACTGGTCGAACAGCACCGACGCGCAGAGCGCCATGCAGCAGGTGGCCAGGATCCAGAACAGCGGCAAGTTCCTCCACGCCGAGAGCTATTTCGGCCCCGGCCGCGGCCCGAACTTCGACCTGACCGACGCCCAGGCCAGGATGTGGCTGGCCGGGACTTACCTGCTCTGCAACCAGGGCAGGATGTACCTTTCGATGTACGGACCCAGCGAGAAAGGGCTCGGGATGACCGGCCGCGCGCTGTGGTTCCCGGTCTACGAGATCGATCTCGGTCCGTTCGAGAAAACCTGGAATTCCCTGGCCGAACAGGGTCTGCTGTGGAACAGCGTTTTCCGCCGCAATTATGAAAAAGGCTTCGTGCTGGTCAATGCCTCTGACGCCGCCCGCAGCGTGGACCTGGGGGGCACGTTCTGGCTGGCCGAGGACCCGGAGACGACCGATCAATACTGGGCCGACGGCAACGGGAACGAGGATGTCAGCCTGGCCTACCGGCCTGTCGCCAGTCTGGACATGCCCGCCTACAGCGCGGCGATCCTGCTCGACGAGGAACCCGCGTGCGTGCTGGAACCGCCCGGGGACTACGACGGCGACGGGGCGCTGGGGTTGCCGGACGTCATCGCCCTGCTGCGCGGCCTGAGTTCCGGGGCGGAGGACCCCTGTCTGGATTTCAACGGCGACGGCAGGCGGAGTATCCTGGACGTGGTCGATCTGCTGCTTAAAATCTCCCGGGATTGAGCCGGAAGGGGTTTTAGATGAAACTCGGCGTGCACGCTTATGTCTGGACCTCCGAGTGGAACGACAGCCGGCTCGGACTGATCGAGCGCTGCGGCCGGCTGGGCCTGGACCTGATCGAAATCCCCCTGATGCGGCTCGATCTCTGCAACCCCGACAAGATCAGGCGCGAGTGCGAGCGGGTGGGGATCGCTGTCTGCACTTCCACCGTGCTTAACGCCTCCACCGATCTGACCAGCGGCTCGGCGCGGGTGCGACAGGCGGGCACCGATTATCTCAAAGCGTGTGTCGAGGCCACCGCGCGGATGGGCGGAGACACGTTCAGCGGGGTGATCTACTCGGAGATCGGCAAGAAAAGCGATGAACGCCCCGGGGCGGCCGAGTGGAAACACAGCGCCGAGGGCCTCAAAGAGGTCTGCCGCTACGCACAAGAGTTCGAGATTACCGTCGGAATCGAGCCGGTCAACCGCTACGAGACATACCTGGTCAACACCTGCGAGCAGGCCCTCGAGCTGATCGGGATGATCGGCGAACCGAACGCGGCGGTGCATCTGGATACCTATCACATGAATATCGAAGAGAAAGATTTCTACGAAGCCACCAGGCTGGCGGGAGAACGCTTGTGCCACTACCACCTCTGCGAGAACGACCGCGGCGTGCCCGGTACCGGGCTGGTGGACTGGGACGGTATTTTCCGCGCGCTGGGCGAGATGAACTACAGCGGCAACGCGGCGCTCGAGTCGTTCGTGGATGTGTCGGACAACATGCGCGAGGCCACCTGCGTCTGGCGCGACCTGGCGCCTTCGGGGGATGTGCTCGTGGACGAGGGCGCCCGGCTGATCCGCGAACTGGCGCATAAGTACGGGCTGGCTTAACCTGAAAGCGTTTTTGATTTGACGAGTTTCGACACTGTAAAAAAATCCACCTGAACCAGCGAGGCCGCCGGATGAAATTCTC
This DNA window, taken from Candidatus Glassbacteria bacterium, encodes the following:
- a CDS encoding sugar phosphate isomerase/epimerase translates to MKLGVHAYVWTSEWNDSRLGLIERCGRLGLDLIEIPLMRLDLCNPDKIRRECERVGIAVCTSTVLNASTDLTSGSARVRQAGTDYLKACVEATARMGGDTFSGVIYSEIGKKSDERPGAAEWKHSAEGLKEVCRYAQEFEITVGIEPVNRYETYLVNTCEQALELIGMIGEPNAAVHLDTYHMNIEEKDFYEATRLAGERLCHYHLCENDRGVPGTGLVDWDGIFRALGEMNYSGNAALESFVDVSDNMREATCVWRDLAPSGDVLVDEGARLIRELAHKYGLA